Genomic window (Fundidesulfovibrio terrae):
GGCCCTCATGGCCTGGAAAATCCTCGACGAGCGTCTTACGGCCTCCAAACTCGCGGCCGTGGCCGCCACCATTCTGGGAGTGGCCGGGATCAGCCTGGGAGGCGGCGCGGGCGGGGATTTAAGCACAGGGGCAGTTTTCTTCGGCCTGCTTTCGGGCGTCACCTACGCCCTTTACTACATCTTCGGCAAAGCGGTGCTCGCCCGCCACGCCACCCCCACGGTGTTCCTCTACGCCCTGCCCGTGGGGGCGGCCTGCATGCTGCCCTTCTTCGACTTCGGCCCGCGCCCGCCCTCGGCCTGGATATCCTGCGCGGTCCTGGCCGCCTGCTCCACCTACGGAGCCTATTCGCTCTACTACGCGGGACTGAGGCGCATCGAGGCCAGCCGGGCCGCCGTCATCGCCACCATCGAACCCGTGGTGGCGGCGCTGCTGGCCTTCAGCTTCTTCGGGGAGAGCTTCACGCCGCTCGGCTACGCCGGATCGGGGCTCATCCTGGCCGCCGTGCTCATGACCATCCTGGGAGGCAGACGCGCATGTACGTGACCCATCAGGTTCCTGACGGACTTCGCATCGTGGACATCCTTCCCGCGCCCGCCCCGCCGGAGCACGCCCTGGCCGAGGCCCGGAATCTGTGGGAGGCCGAACTGGCGACGCGCCCGGGTCTCTTCAACGGGCGCATCTTCAGCTTGGGCTCCATCGAGGGCCAGGAAGCCCGGGGCTTCATGGCCGAATACATGTGGTACGTGGCCCAGCTGCGCGCCCCGCACCTGTACGAGCACCTGCGGGTGCGCTCCCTGGCCGTGAGCGGCCTGGTGGTGGCTGGCGGACACGTGCTCTTCGGGCTGCGCAAGCCGGGCCTGGCCGTCGAGGGCGGCTTGTGGGAGCTGGCCCCCTCCGGCACCATCCACGGAGACCTGCGCGACAAGGACGGCTCCCTCTCCTGGCGGGACGTCTTCCGCGAAGAGCTGCGCGAGGAGCTGGGCATCGACGCCCCCGCATCCGAGGCCAGGGCCTTCGTCCTGGTGGAGGACACCGACACCCACATCTGGGAGCTGGGCGTGGCCGTGGAGCTCAAGCTCGACCACCGCGAGGTCCTGGCCGCCTGGGCCAGCCTGGCGCGCTCGGAGCATTCCGAGATGGCCGCCGTGCCCCTGGACGACGTCCCGCGCTTCCACACGTTGCGCAAAGCCCACATGGTGGGCGCGTGCGGACCGCTCCTGCGCGCCTACGGGTTGATCCCCGCCTGACGCTCCCCGCTGTGCGCGAGTCCCTGAGACAATCGCGTGACAACCCGTTGAAACTATTGCCGGACGGTCCCGGTTGCGCTACGCCTTGGGCCTCACGCCCAACCACGGCCGCCTCAGGCGGGGGAC
Coding sequences:
- a CDS encoding DMT family transporter; this translates as MFTGYALVVLAALLWGMIGPLSKYAFQAGMPPVEVAFWRAMLAWVLYAGHAVALRRVVIGGRDLALVAVFGVVCIFGLFGSYVLAVQEGGAALASVLLYTAPAWVALMAWKILDERLTASKLAAVAATILGVAGISLGGGAGGDLSTGAVFFGLLSGVTYALYYIFGKAVLARHATPTVFLYALPVGAACMLPFFDFGPRPPSAWISCAVLAACSTYGAYSLYYAGLRRIEASRAAVIATIEPVVAALLAFSFFGESFTPLGYAGSGLILAAVLMTILGGRRACT